The proteins below are encoded in one region of Halalkalicoccus jeotgali B3:
- a CDS encoding helix-turn-helix domain-containing protein, whose protein sequence is MSATIVEMELPSEEFALSQTLSRVEDVEFEVERFVAHDDDHVMPFVWVSDGDGDRIRTELEADESVENIELVSELDGEWLFRMEWVDHIETLIHILVKEEGSILAAFGDESGWQIRVLFADRDGLSRTYDYCRDAGLTVDIRSIYQLDDGREGRFGLTDEQQDTLVAAYERGYFDVPRKITLTDLGEELGISHQALSERLRRGEKSVLKNTVIVGAED, encoded by the coding sequence ATGAGCGCTACGATAGTCGAGATGGAACTTCCGAGCGAGGAGTTCGCCCTCTCCCAGACGCTTTCGAGGGTCGAGGACGTCGAGTTCGAGGTCGAGCGGTTCGTCGCCCACGACGATGATCACGTCATGCCCTTCGTTTGGGTCAGCGACGGGGACGGCGATCGGATCCGGACGGAACTAGAGGCCGACGAGTCGGTCGAGAACATCGAACTCGTCTCGGAACTCGACGGCGAGTGGCTCTTCCGAATGGAATGGGTCGATCACATCGAGACGCTGATCCACATCCTCGTCAAAGAGGAGGGATCGATCCTCGCCGCGTTCGGCGACGAGTCGGGCTGGCAGATCCGCGTGCTCTTTGCCGACCGCGACGGGCTCTCGCGGACCTACGACTACTGCCGGGACGCCGGGCTTACGGTCGACATTCGCAGCATCTACCAGCTCGACGACGGGCGCGAGGGTCGCTTCGGGCTCACCGACGAGCAACAGGACACCCTCGTCGCCGCCTACGAGCGCGGGTACTTCGACGTCCCGCGGAAGATCACGCTGACGGATCTCGGCGAGGAGCTCGGCATCTCACACCAGGCGCTCTCCGAGCGCCTCCGACGTGGCGAAAAGAGCGTGCTCAAAAACACCGTCATCGTCGGTGCCGAGGACTGA
- a CDS encoding NifU family protein, with translation MSTETQEADDLNDRVMNFLRRNFPQIQMHGGSAAIQNLDRESGEVTIQLGGACSGCGISPMTIQAIKSRMVKEIPEINQVHAETGMGDDGGMGGGGGMSPSFPGETTDDESTDEGPQAPF, from the coding sequence ATGAGTACCGAGACGCAGGAAGCGGACGACCTCAACGATCGCGTCATGAACTTCCTGCGGCGCAACTTCCCGCAGATCCAGATGCACGGCGGCAGCGCCGCCATCCAGAACCTCGACCGTGAGAGCGGCGAGGTGACGATCCAGCTCGGCGGGGCCTGCAGCGGCTGTGGTATCTCCCCGATGACGATCCAGGCGATCAAGAGCCGAATGGTCAAGGAGATCCCCGAGATCAACCAGGTCCACGCCGAGACCGGCATGGGCGACGACGGCGGGATGGGTGGCGGTGGCGGCATGAGCCCCTCGTTCCCCGGCGAAACCACCGACGACGAGTCGACGGACGAAGGCCCGCAGGCGCCGTTCTAA
- a CDS encoding single-stranded-DNA-specific exonuclease RecJ, translated as MAGPVPELDARASACANRLREAEAVLLASHIDADGLTSAGIAASALERAGISFEATFAKQLDSEELERIAASDFETVLFTDFGSGQLDLIAAHENRGAFTPVICDHHQPADAGTDFHCNPLLEGLNGATELSGAGTAYLLARALEDGTDNRDLAALAVVGAVGDMQSSEGELVGANAAIVEEGCEAGILNTGTDLAIYGTQTRPLPKLLEYASDVAIPGISGDTNGTLRFLDDLDVDLREGGEWRRWVDLDDTEQRTVASALVRRAVASGVPSERIDGLIGTTYTLVGEQPGTELRDASEFSTLLNSTARYERADVGLAVCLGDRGRALEEARGLLGNHRRNLSAGLRWVEEIGVTRETNLQWFDAGDRIPETIVGIVAGMALGSDGVDPEVPIVAFAEKDEGTLKVSTRGTHALVGRGLDLSAVVGAAASAVGGDGGGHDVAAGATIPEDEREAFVARADRLVGEQLS; from the coding sequence ATGGCCGGCCCGGTCCCCGAACTCGACGCCCGCGCGAGCGCCTGTGCGAACCGCCTCCGCGAGGCCGAGGCGGTGTTGCTCGCCTCCCACATCGACGCCGACGGACTGACGAGCGCGGGGATCGCCGCCAGCGCGCTCGAACGCGCCGGAATCAGCTTCGAGGCGACGTTCGCCAAACAGCTCGATTCGGAGGAGCTGGAACGGATCGCCGCGAGCGACTTCGAGACGGTCCTCTTTACGGACTTCGGCAGCGGCCAACTGGACCTGATCGCCGCCCACGAAAATCGGGGCGCGTTCACGCCCGTGATCTGCGATCACCACCAGCCCGCAGACGCGGGGACCGACTTTCACTGTAACCCGCTGCTCGAAGGGCTGAACGGGGCAACGGAGCTGTCGGGTGCGGGGACGGCGTATCTCCTCGCACGCGCGCTGGAAGACGGTACCGACAACCGGGATCTGGCGGCGCTGGCGGTCGTCGGGGCGGTCGGGGACATGCAATCGAGCGAGGGCGAACTCGTCGGGGCGAACGCGGCGATCGTCGAGGAGGGGTGCGAGGCGGGCATACTGAATACCGGCACGGATCTGGCGATCTACGGCACGCAGACCCGTCCACTCCCGAAGCTGCTCGAGTACGCGAGCGACGTGGCGATTCCGGGGATCTCTGGCGACACCAACGGGACCCTACGGTTTCTCGACGACCTCGACGTCGACCTGCGCGAGGGCGGCGAGTGGCGCCGGTGGGTCGATCTCGACGACACCGAACAGCGAACGGTCGCGAGCGCGTTGGTCCGGCGGGCGGTCGCAAGCGGCGTCCCGAGCGAGCGGATCGACGGGCTGATCGGGACGACTTACACGCTCGTGGGAGAGCAACCGGGCACCGAACTCCGTGACGCGAGCGAGTTTTCCACGCTCTTGAACTCGACGGCGCGCTACGAGCGCGCGGACGTCGGCCTCGCAGTCTGTCTCGGGGATCGTGGACGGGCACTCGAGGAAGCCCGAGGGCTGTTGGGAAACCACCGACGCAACCTCTCGGCGGGGCTGCGATGGGTCGAGGAGATCGGCGTCACCCGCGAGACGAACCTCCAGTGGTTCGACGCCGGGGACCGGATCCCCGAGACGATCGTCGGCATCGTCGCAGGAATGGCGCTCGGGTCCGACGGGGTCGATCCCGAGGTGCCGATCGTCGCCTTCGCCGAGAAGGACGAGGGGACGCTGAAGGTCTCGACCCGGGGAACCCACGCCCTCGTAGGTCGGGGACTCGACCTCTCTGCGGTGGTGGGCGCGGCCGCGAGCGCGGTCGGCGGCGACGGTGGCGGCCACGACGTGGCGGCCGGAGCGACGATCCCCGAGGACGAGCGCGAGGCGTTCGTCGCTCGCGCGGATCGCCTCGTCGGCGAACAACTGTCGTGA
- a CDS encoding S66 peptidase family protein: MDAAYPPPVERGDTVAVIAPSHAAPRGALSRGVERLRSLDLDVELFDTATRTTEWLRANPEARAQDVHRAFEREDVRGVIAAFGGNCQLQMLPHLDPETLRENPTRFFGASDNTHLHLFLDSLGLVSFYGAQLFPDLVADPRMHPATREWVKRALRETPFGVLSPAGEWTDEYYDIESDLPRTWFESEGWRWHAPAGRTVTAPVVGGCLAMLESQLLTDTPYFTRETCEGRILAVETSGETPTPALIERFFTALGERGILEACEALVVGKPETPGDDERERYRRRQRRTIAATVSEYADLPIVFDLDFGHPGPDLPLPMGAPMTVDAPTRAIRFAQSR; this comes from the coding sequence ATGGACGCCGCCTACCCGCCGCCGGTCGAACGCGGCGATACGGTCGCCGTGATCGCACCCTCGCACGCCGCCCCGCGGGGTGCCCTCTCGCGCGGCGTCGAGCGGCTTCGCTCGCTCGATCTCGACGTCGAACTGTTCGACACCGCGACCCGCACCACCGAGTGGCTTCGGGCCAACCCCGAAGCGCGCGCCCAGGACGTCCACCGCGCGTTCGAGCGCGAGGACGTTCGGGGGGTGATCGCCGCGTTCGGGGGCAACTGCCAGCTCCAGATGCTCCCACATCTCGATCCCGAGACCCTCCGGGAGAACCCCACGCGGTTTTTCGGCGCGAGCGACAACACCCACCTGCACCTGTTTCTCGACTCCCTCGGCCTCGTCTCGTTTTACGGTGCCCAGCTGTTTCCCGACCTCGTCGCCGACCCGCGGATGCACCCCGCCACCCGAGAGTGGGTCAAGCGTGCGCTGCGCGAGACGCCCTTCGGCGTGCTTTCGCCGGCTGGGGAGTGGACCGACGAATACTACGACATCGAGAGCGACCTGCCGAGAACGTGGTTCGAGAGCGAGGGGTGGCGCTGGCACGCCCCCGCAGGCCGCACCGTCACCGCGCCCGTGGTCGGGGGCTGTCTCGCGATGCTCGAATCCCAGCTCCTGACCGACACGCCCTACTTCACCCGCGAGACCTGCGAGGGGCGGATCCTCGCGGTCGAGACCTCCGGAGAAACCCCCACGCCCGCGCTGATCGAGCGCTTTTTCACGGCGCTTGGCGAGCGGGGGATCCTCGAGGCCTGCGAGGCGCTCGTCGTCGGCAAACCAGAGACACCCGGAGACGACGAGCGCGAACGGTATCGCCGCCGCCAACGCCGCACCATCGCGGCGACCGTATCGGAGTACGCCGACCTCCCGATTGTCTTCGATCTGGACTTCGGCCATCCCGGCCCCGACCTGCCCCTGCCGATGGGCGCGCCGATGACGGTCGACGCCCCCACGCGGGCGATCCGGTTCGCTCAGTCCCGATAG
- a CDS encoding DUF7130 family rubredoxin-like protein, translating to MNDGEIPDDVSEEEIDRIDFGQSVFDGEGNRLGKVRGFDNAGFYVTMREGYESMSVEHARSGGEFGEAELMWRCMECGEMGRIDEGLPGECPNCGEPRESLMYWTED from the coding sequence ATGAACGACGGCGAAATACCCGACGACGTCAGCGAGGAAGAGATCGATCGGATCGACTTCGGGCAGTCGGTCTTCGACGGCGAGGGCAATCGCCTCGGGAAGGTCCGCGGGTTCGACAACGCTGGCTTTTACGTCACGATGCGCGAGGGCTACGAGTCCATGAGCGTCGAGCACGCCCGCTCGGGCGGGGAGTTCGGGGAGGCAGAGCTCATGTGGCGCTGCATGGAGTGTGGCGAGATGGGCCGTATCGACGAGGGACTCCCCGGGGAGTGTCCCAACTGTGGCGAACCGCGCGAGTCGCTGATGTACTGGACCGAAGACTAG
- a CDS encoding DUF5783 family protein has translation MSEFDPEKFEEKYVHYFNELQRAYKNAFEYMNERYDSELVHGIDQQVLNESEPQYENGEFSVDLPENPYGRLGGVIVERERFEEVLEIYVERIEAELHRVLGVER, from the coding sequence ATGAGCGAGTTCGACCCCGAGAAGTTCGAGGAGAAGTACGTCCACTACTTCAACGAGCTCCAGCGAGCCTACAAGAACGCCTTCGAGTACATGAACGAGCGCTACGACTCCGAACTGGTCCACGGAATCGACCAGCAGGTACTCAACGAGAGCGAACCCCAGTACGAAAACGGCGAATTCTCGGTCGATCTCCCCGAAAACCCCTACGGCCGATTGGGGGGAGTGATCGTCGAGCGCGAGCGCTTCGAGGAGGTGCTCGAGATCTATGTCGAGCGGATCGAGGCGGAGCTTCACCGTGTCCTCGGCGTCGAGCGCTGA
- a CDS encoding DUF7475 family protein, with protein MVRFETSSLTPIHWLAIALAAISGLIHLLLAVIFPVLPFQVSFVLAGLGFFGGIALVLVGYRRRLIYAIGVPFTAVQIVLWYLVVGPTLGSLDTIDAIDKLAQALLIVLLVALYARGR; from the coding sequence ATGGTACGTTTCGAAACGAGTTCGCTGACCCCGATCCACTGGCTTGCTATCGCGCTCGCGGCGATAAGCGGGCTGATCCACCTGCTGTTGGCCGTGATCTTTCCCGTTCTCCCGTTCCAGGTGAGCTTCGTGCTCGCGGGGCTGGGCTTTTTCGGTGGAATCGCCCTCGTACTCGTGGGATATCGACGGCGATTGATCTACGCCATCGGGGTACCGTTTACTGCGGTCCAGATCGTGCTCTGGTATCTCGTGGTCGGGCCGACCCTCGGGAGCCTCGATACGATCGACGCGATAGACAAACTCGCACAAGCGCTGTTGATCGTCCTGCTCGTCGCTCTGTACGCCCGCGGTCGGTGA
- a CDS encoding cytochrome P450, with the protein MSSAEPQGLQAFPEELSTREAWLEPYGWYREMRENEPVRYDPGRNSWDVFRYADVKRILNDDATFSVDPEKATDFVEPEGEGEGLILDTMLFEDPPRHDDLRGVVEDSFRPRAIRELEPRIRELTREILDDALEGEGEMDLVSEFAYPLPVVVIAELLGVPVEDRDRFKEWSDAIVSSASDDEGGAEFAERQQEVQREMGFYFLQLIEERRENPRDDLISTIATAEIDGEPLPREEVLGTCILLLVAGNITTTNLITNAVRCFGENDLFGTYTDAGAVPTPAIEETLRYRAPVQAMTRIATEDVTVGGETIGAGDRVIAWMGSANRDDRQFPEGDSFVPDRSPNQHLGFGHGTHYCLGAPLARLEAEVALSELFDRLAGVEFADARLQPTRSSFIYGVESLPLRYSV; encoded by the coding sequence ATGAGTTCAGCCGAACCCCAGGGCCTGCAGGCGTTTCCCGAGGAACTCTCGACGCGCGAGGCGTGGCTTGAACCGTACGGGTGGTACCGCGAGATGCGCGAGAACGAACCGGTGCGCTACGACCCCGGGCGCAACTCGTGGGACGTCTTTCGCTACGCCGACGTCAAGCGGATCCTCAACGACGACGCGACCTTCTCGGTCGATCCCGAGAAGGCCACGGACTTCGTCGAACCCGAGGGCGAGGGCGAGGGACTGATCCTCGATACGATGCTCTTCGAGGACCCGCCGCGCCACGACGACCTACGCGGGGTCGTCGAGGACTCGTTTCGTCCGCGGGCGATCCGCGAGCTCGAACCCCGGATCCGGGAGCTGACCCGGGAGATCCTCGACGACGCACTCGAAGGCGAGGGCGAGATGGATCTGGTCTCGGAGTTCGCCTACCCGCTACCGGTCGTGGTGATCGCCGAGTTGCTGGGCGTGCCCGTCGAGGACCGCGACCGGTTCAAGGAGTGGTCCGACGCCATCGTCTCCTCGGCGAGCGACGACGAGGGCGGCGCGGAGTTCGCAGAACGCCAGCAGGAAGTCCAGCGCGAGATGGGCTTTTATTTCCTCCAGCTCATCGAGGAACGCCGCGAGAACCCCCGTGATGACCTGATCTCGACGATCGCGACCGCCGAGATCGACGGCGAGCCCCTGCCCCGCGAGGAGGTGCTTGGAACCTGCATACTGTTGCTCGTCGCGGGCAACATCACGACGACGAACCTGATCACCAACGCCGTCCGCTGTTTCGGCGAGAACGACCTGTTCGGGACCTACACCGATGCGGGTGCGGTCCCGACGCCGGCCATCGAGGAGACGCTTCGCTATCGGGCGCCCGTACAGGCGATGACTCGCATCGCGACCGAGGACGTGACCGTCGGCGGTGAGACCATCGGGGCGGGCGATCGGGTCATCGCTTGGATGGGCTCGGCCAACCGCGACGACCGGCAGTTCCCCGAGGGCGACTCCTTCGTTCCCGATCGCTCGCCCAATCAGCACCTCGGGTTCGGCCACGGCACCCACTACTGTCTCGGCGCGCCGCTCGCTCGCTTGGAGGCCGAGGTCGCCCTCTCGGAGCTGTTCGACCGGCTCGCAGGCGTCGAGTTCGCCGACGCGAGGCTCCAACCGACCCGCAGCTCGTTCATCTACGGCGTCGAGTCGCTGCCCCTGCGATACTCGGTCTGA
- a CDS encoding ketopantoate reductase family protein encodes MRIVLFGAGSLGSLLGGLLAREHDVVLVGRDPHVAAIREDGLRVGGEFDYRIDPEVTTDGTGLTAALALVTVKSYDTDEAARTLSTGEFGTALSLQNGLGNEERLAAELDCPVLAGTASYGARLIEPGAVECTGLGRVVLGPPEGGESTLATMIGEAFAESGLETTVADDMPRRLWVKCAVNTAINPLTALTGTKNGVVLDEPAWPIAREAAHETARVARESGVDLSEEMVVDALERVASATRGNTSSMAQDLRKGRRTEIDAINGYVAQQAEGSVPTNALLTGLVKTWENSHGSG; translated from the coding sequence GTGAGGATCGTCCTCTTCGGCGCGGGGAGTTTGGGGAGCCTGCTCGGCGGACTGCTCGCGCGCGAACACGACGTCGTCCTCGTGGGACGCGACCCGCACGTCGCGGCGATCCGTGAGGACGGTCTCCGAGTCGGCGGCGAGTTCGACTATCGTATCGATCCCGAGGTGACGACCGACGGGACCGGTCTCACGGCGGCTCTCGCGTTGGTCACCGTCAAGAGCTACGACACCGATGAGGCCGCCCGAACCCTTTCGACCGGCGAGTTCGGAACTGCGCTCTCGCTGCAGAACGGACTGGGAAACGAGGAGCGCCTCGCGGCCGAGCTTGACTGCCCAGTACTCGCCGGCACCGCGAGCTACGGGGCGCGTCTGATCGAACCGGGCGCGGTCGAATGTACCGGACTCGGGCGAGTGGTTCTCGGCCCACCCGAGGGTGGTGAAAGTACGCTCGCAACAATGATAGGTGAGGCGTTCGCTGAAAGTGGGCTCGAGACGACGGTCGCCGACGACATGCCCCGACGGCTCTGGGTGAAATGTGCGGTCAACACTGCGATTAACCCGTTGACGGCGCTTACCGGAACGAAAAACGGCGTCGTTCTCGACGAGCCGGCGTGGCCGATCGCCCGCGAAGCGGCCCACGAGACCGCCCGCGTCGCCCGCGAAAGCGGTGTCGACCTCTCCGAAGAGATGGTCGTTGATGCGCTCGAACGGGTCGCGAGCGCCACTCGCGGAAACACCTCCTCGATGGCTCAGGACCTCCGGAAAGGACGGCGAACCGAGATCGACGCCATCAACGGCTACGTGGCCCAGCAAGCCGAGGGGTCGGTCCCGACGAACGCACTGCTAACCGGTCTGGTAAAAACGTGGGAGAACTCGCACGGATCGGGTTAG